In Chloracidobacterium sp., one genomic interval encodes:
- a CDS encoding pyridoxal phosphate-dependent aminotransferase → MSEPVIKKVKPDIRAITRLVPASGNLVQGQSELPIDPQLAAEAAAIIAASQNHYGGSEGHEGLRRAVAAKLEKYNGISIDADARPFELMITNGGTGALIGIAQSYLRGKAALVFEPYYPYHKRILEEFGAKTETFALDADLAFGKDELLAHCRELKGRKDYPLHTIIVCSPANPSGKVMSQAELEAIADVAKELDLLVVSDEVYEHYVTGETPHIPIASLPEMRERTITVNSFSKSWNISGWRLGYAFGTGELIAPINNAANVIYVCPATPLQAALAKVLTANDGYYTELRDTFDAKRRRFCDGLAELGFEIYNSGSAFYIWARIPRKFSDAIAFNEMLMRDAGVGMTPGSAFADNDLWDAHVRICIAREDEILDGAMAKLRSTLG, encoded by the coding sequence ATGTCAGAACCGGTCATTAAGAAGGTAAAACCCGACATCCGCGCTATCACAAGGCTTGTGCCGGCGAGCGGAAACCTTGTGCAGGGGCAGTCCGAACTGCCGATCGATCCGCAGCTTGCTGCCGAGGCGGCCGCGATAATTGCCGCGAGCCAAAATCATTATGGCGGCAGCGAAGGCCATGAAGGGCTGCGGCGCGCAGTCGCGGCAAAGCTCGAAAAATATAACGGCATTTCCATCGACGCGGATGCTCGGCCCTTTGAGCTGATGATCACGAACGGCGGCACCGGCGCGTTGATCGGTATCGCGCAAAGCTATCTTCGAGGCAAGGCCGCGCTCGTTTTCGAGCCGTATTATCCGTATCACAAACGCATACTCGAGGAATTCGGAGCAAAGACCGAGACATTCGCGTTGGATGCCGATCTCGCTTTCGGCAAAGATGAACTGCTTGCACACTGCCGCGAACTTAAAGGCCGCAAGGACTACCCGCTGCATACGATCATCGTCTGCAGTCCAGCGAATCCGAGCGGAAAGGTGATGTCGCAAGCCGAACTTGAAGCCATTGCCGATGTCGCGAAGGAACTAGACCTTCTTGTCGTTTCCGACGAGGTCTATGAGCACTATGTAACGGGCGAAACGCCGCACATTCCCATCGCATCGCTGCCCGAGATGCGTGAGCGTACGATAACGGTCAATTCGTTCTCAAAATCGTGGAACATCTCGGGCTGGCGGCTTGGTTATGCGTTCGGCACCGGCGAGCTTATTGCTCCGATAAACAATGCGGCAAATGTGATATACGTTTGTCCGGCGACGCCGCTTCAGGCCGCTCTTGCCAAGGTACTGACGGCAAATGACGGCTACTATACAGAGCTTCGCGATACATTCGATGCCAAACGCCGCCGTTTCTGTGATGGCCTTGCGGAGCTTGGCTTCGAGATCTATAACTCAGGCTCGGCGTTCTACATTTGGGCGCGAATTCCGCGCAAATTCAGCGATGCCATAGCCTTCAACGAGATGCTGATGCGCGACGCCGGAGTGGGCATGACGCCCGGCAGTGCGTTCGCAGACAATGACCTTTGGGATGCCCACGTCCGCATTTGTATTGCTCGCGAAGATGAGATCCTTGACGGTGCGATGGCAAAGCTCAGGAGCACGCTCGGATAA
- a CDS encoding DNA-3-methyladenine glycosylase, with protein MKKLSRKFYLSRDTPSLARDLLGKLLVVPGDDGRRISGMIVETEAYMGHNDRAAHSFGGRRTARNNVSYGVGGHAYIYFIYGMYHQLNIVTGPADHPHGVLIRAIEPVEGIDAMRLRRGDMKDTNLTSGPGKLCIALDLDRDRNGEDLLGENIYIERYKRFKDEEVAVGKRIGIDFAGEDAERLLRFWVSGNPFVSRK; from the coding sequence ATGAAGAAGCTTTCGCGCAAATTCTATCTATCCCGCGATACACCGTCGCTTGCCCGCGATCTGCTCGGCAAACTGCTTGTCGTGCCGGGCGATGACGGTAGGCGCATCTCCGGAATGATCGTCGAGACAGAGGCGTATATGGGGCACAATGACCGTGCAGCCCACAGTTTCGGCGGCCGCCGGACAGCTCGCAATAATGTCAGCTACGGCGTGGGCGGCCATGCGTATATCTACTTCATTTACGGGATGTATCATCAGCTCAATATCGTTACCGGCCCGGCGGACCATCCGCACGGCGTGCTTATTCGCGCCATCGAGCCGGTCGAAGGCATTGATGCAATGCGGCTGCGGCGCGGCGATATGAAGGACACGAATCTTACTTCTGGGCCGGGCAAGCTCTGTATCGCACTTGACCTCGATCGCGACCGCAACGGCGAAGACCTGTTGGGTGAGAACATCTATATCGAGCGTTACAAGAGATTCAAGGATGAAGAAGTGGCCGTCGGAAAACGCATCGGGATCGATTTTGCGGGCGAAGATGCCGAGCGTCTTTTGCGGTTCTGGGTGAGCGGAAACCCATTCGTAAGCCGTAAATGA
- a CDS encoding thioredoxin domain-containing protein, with the protein MRTRTLLAILLLSCTAALAQKPDTVIAVAAGHTVKLSDLADDVQKIASEMPASLAKQRRELFSDFLFHRVMSLEAASKGVSEKEFVDSEKRKAADPSEAEIRTVYEANRDRLGDKTYEEAHWMLLNFLRTGPESKAVNAAYDSLKQKYKVTLVKDIDAKGIAPGDTVASISGKPLTLKEFDTYAAPRLYDLQAGAADEIIADAEGLLLDLLARDEAKIQQLEPMDLWAKEVTDKMKDFSDDEQDRLTEAFKQKLFVKYNATIVYKGPEPAAYPVSADHGPSTGPANAPVTVIMFSDFQCPACAATHPVLKKVLAEYPGKIRFVVRNFPLETLHQNAYRAALAAGAANLQGKFFEYTDILYRDQDKLDDASLKRYAAALGLNAAKFDIDLKSAAVAAKVKKDMADGYDLDITGTPTIYVNGIKVRRLTADAFRAAIDRVLKK; encoded by the coding sequence ATGCGCACTCGAACATTACTCGCTATCTTACTTTTATCCTGTACCGCCGCACTTGCGCAAAAGCCGGACACCGTCATCGCAGTCGCCGCAGGCCACACGGTCAAGCTGAGCGACCTCGCTGATGACGTGCAGAAGATCGCGTCTGAAATGCCGGCGTCTCTCGCAAAGCAGCGGCGCGAACTGTTCTCGGATTTCCTGTTCCACCGCGTCATGAGCCTCGAAGCGGCATCGAAAGGAGTCTCGGAAAAGGAGTTTGTCGATTCAGAAAAACGAAAGGCAGCAGATCCGTCAGAGGCCGAAATAAGAACGGTCTATGAAGCGAACCGCGACCGTCTGGGTGATAAAACCTACGAAGAAGCTCATTGGATGCTCCTAAATTTCTTACGCACCGGCCCGGAAAGCAAAGCAGTTAATGCCGCGTATGACAGCTTGAAACAAAAGTACAAAGTAACTTTGGTGAAGGATATTGACGCAAAGGGCATCGCTCCCGGCGACACTGTTGCCTCGATCAGCGGTAAACCGCTGACATTAAAGGAGTTCGACACCTACGCCGCGCCTCGGCTTTATGACCTGCAAGCAGGTGCAGCCGATGAGATCATTGCGGATGCCGAGGGCCTTTTGCTCGATCTTCTTGCCCGCGACGAGGCAAAGATACAGCAACTGGAGCCGATGGATCTGTGGGCAAAGGAGGTAACCGATAAGATGAAGGACTTTTCGGATGACGAGCAGGACCGCCTCACCGAAGCCTTCAAACAGAAGCTTTTCGTCAAATACAATGCGACGATCGTTTACAAAGGCCCCGAGCCGGCGGCATATCCCGTATCTGCCGATCACGGACCTTCGACCGGGCCGGCGAATGCACCCGTTACGGTCATAATGTTCAGCGATTTTCAATGCCCGGCCTGTGCGGCAACTCATCCTGTTCTGAAGAAAGTGCTCGCAGAATATCCGGGTAAGATCCGCTTTGTCGTGCGAAACTTCCCTCTCGAAACGCTGCATCAAAACGCCTATCGTGCGGCACTTGCGGCCGGAGCGGCCAACTTGCAGGGAAAATTCTTTGAATATACTGACATACTCTACCGAGATCAGGACAAACTCGATGACGCATCGCTCAAGCGCTATGCCGCAGCCCTCGGTTTGAATGCCGCCAAGTTTGATATAGACTTGAAATCCGCCGCTGTCGCCGCCAAGGTCAAGAAGGATATGGCGGACGGCTACGACCTTGACATCACAGGCACACCGACGATCTATGTCAACGGCATAAAGGTGCGGCGGCTTACAGCCGATGCGTTCCGAGCCGCGATCGACCGCGTGCTGAAGAAATGA